Below is a genomic region from Bacteroidia bacterium.
TCGCTACGAAGAAAATCCTGCCCTCCTGGAGCGGCCGGATGAAAATCCAGGCAACATGCTATATGCGCCCTATCGCTTCAGCAACCCGCAGGATGTATTTGTGGCGACCGATGAAACCGGATATATATTCGTGGTAGATGCGGGGTTGGATTCTTTGTTCCAGTTCAACCGCCAGGGATTTGAGGGAGTCAGTCCGCCTCCTTCATCAGGAATTTCAGGCCGGGCGATCGTGTCATTTGGCGGGCAGGGAAGCGGCCCGTTCGAGTTTATGGATCCTTCGGGCGTATGCTATTACGAGGAAATGATCTATATAGCCGATCGTGGAAATAACCGCATCATGCGCTATAGGCTGAATACAGATCTGGAATAGCAGTATCAATGGGATTATTCAAACGGAATTTTATCTTACTCATACTTCATAAAGAATCCTGATTTGAGGCTTTTAATTAAGGGTCCATTTAAAAAACTGGCAGCACGCGCGACCTGATATTATTAACCCGGACGATTTTTACCATTCCTTTCTAGGCCAGCCACAATTTAATATGGCGGCTGGAATAGATTGTGCATAAAGGCGCAAAAATTCTGAGCGCAGGTTTTTCATCATTCAACGATTAAAGGAAGTGAGCAAGCACGGACGTGTATTAATGGCCATGAGTGGCGGCATAGACAGCACTGTAGCAGCAGTTATGCTGAAGGAGCAGGGCTATGATGTAATTGGCATCACCATGAAAACCTGGGATTACGAAACTTCTGGTGGGAATAAAAAAGAAACCGGTTGCTGCAGCCTTGATTCCATTAATGATGCGCGGGCGGTGGCCGTGGAAAACGACATTCATCATTTTATTCTTGATATCCGCAATGAATTCGGAGATCATGTAATTGACTATTTTGTAGATGAATACGTGGCGGGTAGAACGCCCAATCCCTGCGTGCTTTGTAATACGCATATCAAATGGGAGGCTCTCCTGAAGCGGGCAGACAAGCTTGATTGTGAGTTTATCGCAACAGGCCATTATGCCAATAAGCGCCTGGAGAATGGCCGGTTCGTAGTATCCAAAGGCAGGGACGAGTGGAAAGACCAAAGCTACGTGCTCTGGGGCCTGACGCAGGAAAGCATGGGCCGCACCCTGTTGCCGCTTGGAGGCTATACCAAAACTGAGATCAGGCAAATGGCGCTGGATCGTGGCTACGATGAACTGGTGAAGAAAAGCGAAAGCTATGAGATATGCTTTATACCTGACAACGACTACCGCTCTTTCCTGAAGCGCAGGGTGGAAGGATTGGAAACTCAGGTGGCAGGAGGAGATTTCGTTTTGACCGATGGAACTGTGGTGGGGAAGCATGAGGGTTATCCATTTTATACCATTGGTCAGCGGAAGGGGCTGGGCATAGCGCTCGGAAAGCCCGTGTTCGTTACTGATATTGATCCCAACAGTAATACCGTTACGCTGGGTGAGGAAACCGACCTGGAGCGCTCCTCAATGGAAGTGTACAAGGTGAACCTTCAGAAATATGATACCCTGATGCCCGGCATGGAGGCGGTGACAAAGATCCGCTACAAAGACCAGGGAGCACATAGTATTCTCACGCCTTTTGAAGACAACCGCATCCGGGTTGATTTTCATCATGAAGTTAAGGCCATTGCTCCCGGGCAGTCAGCCGTATTTTATGAAGGAAATGACGTAATTGGCGGAGGCCATATTTTAAAGAGTATTTAATTAAAGATTAAAATTTCAATATTAAATAGCGTTTTAAAATTAAATTTAAAAATTAAAATAAAATGAAGAAGTACCTTGTTGGCGTTGCCTGCCTGTTGTTTTTAATTTCTTGTAAAGATGAAGTTATTGATCCGGTAAAAATGTATGAGCAATATTACAGGGTAGATACCGGCTATATTTATTATTATCGCGTGGATTCTGTGCGCTACAGCAATTTCGATCCGGACAATGTAGATACGGTGGTAAACTACCTGCGTGTAGAATTTACAGAACCTTATACTGATCAGGCCGGAGAAACTGCCTATAAAGTGAAGCGCTCTGCGGGCAAATCCGAACATGGTCCCTGGACCCTTATGAACGTGTGGAGCGTTAAGAAGCTGGACAATGCCGTTCATTTCACTGCTGAAAATGTGAAGTATGTAAAAATGGTATTTCCGGTGAAAGAGGGTGGAACCTGGAATGGCAATGCTTACAACACCGGGGGTGAAGCAATTTACACCTACGCGAATGTTCATAAGCCAAAGGCGGTGGGCGATCTCTATTTCGATTCCACAGCAACGGTTGTGGAATTGGCGGATTCCAACCTCATTTTCCAGGATATGAAGAGTGCTGTATATGCTACCGGTATCGGGCTGGTGCATAGCGAACGAAAGGAAATGGAGACGCAACCAGATCCCGGCAATCCCGATGTTTACTCCCGCGATGGCTACATCACGCGGCAGAGCCTGTTGCGGTACGAACTCAAATAGCCTGCAAACCTGTGCCGGGCGGGAGTTCTCATCCCACCGGCACGTAATTGAGACCTTTTAATGAAATGGACAATACCAGCCCTGTTCCTGCTTTTCCTGGCCCCACAATTATTTGCGCAGGACTCTACTTTCAAGTTCCAGGTTTCATTTACTGATAAAAACAATAATCCTTATTCCCTGGACAGGCCGCTAGAATTTCTCTCGGCTGAGGCAATGGAGCGCAGGGAAAACCAGGGGATTCTACTGGATTCGCTGGATTTGCCGGTAACGCCCACCTACCTTGCTCAATTACGCCAAATGGGCGTGCGTGTGTTGTTTGTTACCCGCTGGTTCAATTCCGCTGTGGTGGCGCTGGAAGATAGTTCGTTGCTTGCAGATATTCAGTCGCTTCCTTTCGTGAAGGGGGTGGAATACCGGGGTACTGCGGAGGGCATGGAAATAAATATGGCAGATACGGATACCAACCTGTTTCTTCCCGGAAAACGGAATTACGGCCAGTCATTTAATCAAATTCAAATGATGAACGGGCAATGGCTCCATGAGCAGGGATTTCAGGGAGCAGGAATGCGCATCGCTGTGCTGGATGCAGGTTTTACCCGGACTAACCAGTTGCTTGCTTTCGCTGACCTGAATGCCCGGAACGGAATTGTTGGCACCCATGATTTTTATCAGGATACCGCTTCTGTATACAATTTTGCCAGCCACGGTACCTATGTGCTTTCCGTGATGGCGGGTAACCTGCCGGGAGCGCTGACCGGCACGGCTCCGGCAGCGAGTTACCTGCTGCTGAGGACGGAGGAGGGCGCTACAGAATACCTGACCGAAGAGATAGCCTGGGCGGCAGGTGCGGAATATGCTGACAGTGCCGGGGCTTGGCTCATCAACTCCTCGCTTGGCTACCATTTTTTCGATGATTCCACGATGAACCACACCTATGAAATGTTTGACGGGAATACCACCATCATAACAAGGGCTGCGGATCTGGCAGCCTCCAGAGGTATCCTGGTGGTGAGCAGTGCCGGGAACCAAGGAGACCGGGCTTTTGGTAAGATTACGGCACCTTCTGACGCGGACAGTATTTTGGCCGTAGGCGCTGTGATACCCGAAGCGGAATATGCAGGTTTCAGCTCACGCGGCCCTTCGGCTGACGGACGGGTGAAGCCGGAAATAGCGGCACAGGGTGCAGCAGTGGAGTCTGCCTCACTGGATGACCTGGGAACCGTTCCCATCAACGGAACTTCACTGGCAGCTCCGTTGGTAACCGGACTTGCAGCTTGTTTGTGGCAGGCATTTCCGGAGCTTAGCAACATGCAGATCCGCGATGCCATCATCAGAAGCGCCAGCCAATATAACCAGCCCGACATTTTTCTTGGATACGGAATCCCTGATTTTCACACGGCTTTCCAGATTTGCCGGACAATGACGGGAGAAGCAGTTGCTGACGAACATATCATCAGCGTTTATCCTAATCCCTTTTCCCATGAATTTTACGCCAGTTTTTTTACTCCCGGAGCGGCAGATATTGAGGTGAGGCTAACTGACCGGACCGGCCGTGTATTGGAGCGCTGGCAAATTTCCTCACCGGGTGAGGGAACGCTTAATCATCATTTCCGGGTACCGGAAAACGTATCGCACGGCATCTATTTCCTGAGCTTTCAGAGCAATGAAAATGTATATACAAGGAAGGTTTTGAAATTGTAAATTTTATGATCGCAATTTTGCTGAAAGGCCTGATATGGAGATACAAAATGCTGAATCCTGCCAAATGAAAAAGGGAGTTCTATCTTAGCAACCTCAATTTACGGGTGACGGGACATTAGAAGGGATGCCGCACACAGCATGAAAGGTGAGCAATTGCAGGTAAAATGAACCGGGACCAGAAACTTTAAATCACCCAAGTAAAAAACGACATTATGGATGCTTACACTTTTTTATTGGTTCTACATTCCATCTTGCGATGGTTGGTCCTGATCTTTTTGGTACTGGCAATTTATCGTGCTTTTAACGGATTGCTTACCAACCGGCCATTCACAGCGCAGGACAATAAACTAAGAGCCGCAACCCTCGGTATCGTTCACCTTCAGTTTCTTGCAGCATTGATTCTGTATTTTGTAAGCCCCGTTATTCAATCCTTTATGAATAACTTCCAGGAATCCGTGAAGATAAGCGAGATCCGGTTTTTTGGGATGGAGCATAGCCTGATGATGTTGGTGGCCATTATTCTCATTACAATAGGAGCGATTTCCGCCAAGCGAAAGAAGACGGATCGAAAGAAGTTCAAAGCAATGGCTATCTGGTTTTCCATCGGCCTGCTTATTATCCTGATCAATATTCCCTGGCCCTTTTCTCCCTTTGCAGAACGTCCCTGGTTCAGGTGGTTTTGAGAGGGCAGGAGGGGAGAGGGTTGATTTCACAACTTTGATTTGCATTGCTTGCTCTATCCAACACCTGCAAATAACCACCGATTTTGGCAAAGGATTCTCCATCCAAAGCAAACCTGAAAAACTTCAGACAATTTTATTTGACAAGGACACATTACAGATTGAAAAAAGCGGATAAATGTTCAGGGGATCTCCTCCGGGAGACTGCCGGGAATTTTTTAATGAACTAATCTGATTTCGATTGTAACCCGTCTGTTCTTTTGCCTGCCTTCTGCGGTGCTGTTGCTGTCAATGGGTTTTGTAAGTCCCATGCCTTCAGTCTTTATATAGGCCGGATTTATCCCTTTTGAAATTAAATAGTCTGACACCGCCTGGGCTCTCGCTTCGGAAAGTTTCATATTAAAATTGAAGTCTCCCACACTATCTGTATGGCCAATTACATGCAACCTTAATTCTTTTCCGTAAAGGTAATTAGCTATGGAATCCAGCATTTTAAATGATTCGCGTGGAATTACTGCCTCATTAGGTCTGAAGTTCAAATCGTGAAGCACAATTTCCTGTATTTCTTCATAACAGGGGTTGGCATGTTCTAGCGATTCAGTTGCGGGATAAAGCTCAACATTATCAATATAATAGTAAGCGAACAGATCCTCAGAATTTCTTTCTCGTATTTTTTTCTTTTTAGTTTTTTTAACAGAAAGGAAATTTCCAATGATAATGTATTTCTCACCTCCTTTAGCTGTGAACGTAGTTTCTAGTTTCTGCCATTCCGAAGTTTCCTGAATGAATACATTTTTAAGATAAATTAAAGGATTTGCCGGATAAGGATGGCAAAGTTCGGGTCCGGTGCGAAGTATAATGGTGTCGGAGGTAGCAATCCCTAATCCATTAGAGGCATACTTTACCCAGGAGGCATGAGCATATTGGAGGCGTACTATATATTTCCTTCCCGGGACTAAAGGCTGGCAAAGTGGTGCCGTGATGTATTCACGATAGCTCTTTTCTTTAATGCCCCAGTTATTCCCCTGCATCTGCGTGATGAGGCCGCACCAGCTTTTGTTTGTGTCGTTCGAAAGTTGGTTGTCATACTCACTGGAATCCGGATTGGAGCTAGCCTGGAAGTGATCCACTGTGCATATTTTTCCCCAGCCTGTTGCGAAAAAGGGTAATCCAATATCATCCATTACTATTGAGCGATTTGGATTTTTTCGCTTTTGTTCAAAACCTGAATTTTTCACCAGGTTTTGTGCTGAAAGGGAGCAGGGGAATATTAAAACCAGAAGAAGATTTACTGTGGTAGTTTTTATAGTAAAATTCTGCATTGTCATATCATCCCAATTGTTCAAAAGCATATTTAATTTTGTAAACACCCAATTATCAAAATCTGCTTTTTATTCC
It encodes:
- the mnmA gene encoding tRNA 2-thiouridine(34) synthase MnmA; the encoded protein is MSKHGRVLMAMSGGIDSTVAAVMLKEQGYDVIGITMKTWDYETSGGNKKETGCCSLDSINDARAVAVENDIHHFILDIRNEFGDHVIDYFVDEYVAGRTPNPCVLCNTHIKWEALLKRADKLDCEFIATGHYANKRLENGRFVVSKGRDEWKDQSYVLWGLTQESMGRTLLPLGGYTKTEIRQMALDRGYDELVKKSESYEICFIPDNDYRSFLKRRVEGLETQVAGGDFVLTDGTVVGKHEGYPFYTIGQRKGLGIALGKPVFVTDIDPNSNTVTLGEETDLERSSMEVYKVNLQKYDTLMPGMEAVTKIRYKDQGAHSILTPFEDNRIRVDFHHEVKAIAPGQSAVFYEGNDVIGGGHILKSI
- a CDS encoding S8 family peptidase; its protein translation is MKWTIPALFLLFLAPQLFAQDSTFKFQVSFTDKNNNPYSLDRPLEFLSAEAMERRENQGILLDSLDLPVTPTYLAQLRQMGVRVLFVTRWFNSAVVALEDSSLLADIQSLPFVKGVEYRGTAEGMEINMADTDTNLFLPGKRNYGQSFNQIQMMNGQWLHEQGFQGAGMRIAVLDAGFTRTNQLLAFADLNARNGIVGTHDFYQDTASVYNFASHGTYVLSVMAGNLPGALTGTAPAASYLLLRTEEGATEYLTEEIAWAAGAEYADSAGAWLINSSLGYHFFDDSTMNHTYEMFDGNTTIITRAADLAASRGILVVSSAGNQGDRAFGKITAPSDADSILAVGAVIPEAEYAGFSSRGPSADGRVKPEIAAQGAAVESASLDDLGTVPINGTSLAAPLVTGLAACLWQAFPELSNMQIRDAIIRSASQYNQPDIFLGYGIPDFHTAFQICRTMTGEAVADEHIISVYPNPFSHEFYASFFTPGAADIEVRLTDRTGRVLERWQISSPGEGTLNHHFRVPENVSHGIYFLSFQSNENVYTRKVLKL
- a CDS encoding OmpA family protein, whose protein sequence is MLLNNWDDMTMQNFTIKTTTVNLLLVLIFPCSLSAQNLVKNSGFEQKRKNPNRSIVMDDIGLPFFATGWGKICTVDHFQASSNPDSSEYDNQLSNDTNKSWCGLITQMQGNNWGIKEKSYREYITAPLCQPLVPGRKYIVRLQYAHASWVKYASNGLGIATSDTIILRTGPELCHPYPANPLIYLKNVFIQETSEWQKLETTFTAKGGEKYIIIGNFLSVKKTKKKKIRERNSEDLFAYYYIDNVELYPATESLEHANPCYEEIQEIVLHDLNFRPNEAVIPRESFKMLDSIANYLYGKELRLHVIGHTDSVGDFNFNMKLSEARAQAVSDYLISKGINPAYIKTEGMGLTKPIDSNSTAEGRQKNRRVTIEIRLVH